A single region of the Gracilibacillus caseinilyticus genome encodes:
- a CDS encoding AEC family transporter has product MAEFLVIFKDVILPIFILLAIGFTLHLKFQLDLATLAKLNIYFVVPAFIFVRLYEATFSFDLFLHVFVFFVLLVVILYAIAIVVAKVMAIKGGKRTTFANSVMFFNSGNYGVPVNDLVFRGDPFAMSIQVIVLTLQNIFLFSYGIFSLRAAKDGKWKAALGYFKMPVLYAMLAGVALNAWNVPIPDPVWVSANYIADSMVALALMTLGAQVARFKFKKGLYSVYASMSIRLIGGPVVAFLIILLFRLDGVIAQALLIASAMPTSVNSAVIAEEYKSHPDLAAQTVLFSTIASMVTVTIVIYVANNLL; this is encoded by the coding sequence TTGGCAGAGTTTCTTGTCATCTTCAAAGATGTAATCCTACCTATATTTATTTTGTTAGCGATTGGGTTTACTTTACACCTTAAATTTCAACTAGACTTAGCAACATTAGCGAAATTAAATATTTATTTTGTTGTTCCGGCTTTTATTTTCGTCCGCTTGTATGAGGCGACATTCAGCTTTGATTTATTTTTACATGTATTCGTCTTTTTTGTTCTGTTAGTGGTTATTTTATATGCAATAGCCATTGTAGTAGCCAAAGTTATGGCGATTAAAGGTGGGAAACGAACCACTTTTGCTAATAGTGTTATGTTCTTTAATTCTGGTAATTATGGTGTACCTGTCAATGATCTTGTGTTTCGTGGTGATCCTTTTGCGATGTCGATACAGGTTATTGTCCTTACGCTGCAAAACATCTTCCTGTTTTCCTATGGTATCTTTTCATTAAGAGCAGCCAAAGACGGTAAATGGAAGGCAGCCTTAGGGTATTTCAAAATGCCGGTATTATATGCCATGCTTGCAGGTGTTGCGTTAAATGCATGGAATGTACCTATTCCAGATCCTGTTTGGGTCTCTGCGAACTATATTGCAGATTCGATGGTAGCTTTAGCTTTAATGACGTTAGGCGCCCAGGTGGCAAGGTTTAAGTTTAAAAAAGGTTTATATTCAGTTTATGCAAGTATGTCGATTCGATTAATTGGAGGACCCGTCGTTGCCTTCTTAATTATTTTGTTGTTCCGGTTAGACGGTGTTATCGCACAAGCATTATTGATCGCGTCTGCTATGCCAACGTCCGTCAATAGTGCTGTCATTGCAGAGGAATACAAAAGCCATCCCGATCTAGCTGCACAAACCGTGCTTTTTTCAACCATAGCCAGTATGGTTACGGTTACCATAGTCATTTATGTAGCGAACAACTTGCTGTAA
- a CDS encoding lactate racemase domain-containing protein, translating into MGILHELVEHIPIPKMAKVKQSFNDEQVDDLGAVLSQQLNQKGLENNITPGMEVAVAVGSRGLDRLVETTKGTIDFLKEQGAKPFIVPCMGSHGGATGSGQKAVLEHLGVKEEVVGAEIRSSMEVIQIDQLENGLPIYVDELASEADGIVVINRVKPHTAFRGPVESGIMKMISIGLGKQKGAEACHQLGFKHMAEHVPAMAKIILDKMPILFAVATVENAFDKVAKLEVLLPEEIEEREPDLQQLAKTTLPKLFFDQIDVLIIDEIGKNISGDGMDPNITGRYPTPYAYGGPEVTKMVVLDLTEETEGNANGVGTADFTTQRLVDKMDREATYANGLTSTVVGPTHISTAMPNQKTAIQAAIKTCNILDFTKARVVRIKNTLEIGEIEVSENMLADVETHQSLEKRSDLFEWEFNAEGDLL; encoded by the coding sequence ATGGGAATTTTACATGAACTTGTTGAACATATTCCGATCCCAAAAATGGCAAAGGTAAAACAGTCCTTTAATGATGAACAGGTAGATGATTTAGGTGCTGTATTATCTCAGCAATTAAATCAGAAAGGATTGGAAAATAACATAACACCAGGGATGGAGGTAGCGGTAGCAGTTGGCAGCCGTGGACTCGACCGTCTCGTAGAAACAACGAAAGGAACGATTGATTTTCTAAAAGAACAAGGCGCAAAGCCGTTTATCGTGCCATGTATGGGAAGCCATGGAGGCGCTACCGGATCGGGTCAAAAGGCAGTTCTTGAACATCTCGGAGTAAAAGAAGAGGTTGTCGGAGCTGAGATTCGTTCATCGATGGAAGTAATCCAAATTGATCAACTAGAAAATGGCTTACCGATCTATGTTGATGAACTTGCTTCAGAAGCAGATGGCATAGTTGTTATCAATCGAGTGAAACCGCATACAGCATTCAGAGGACCGGTTGAAAGTGGAATAATGAAAATGATCAGTATCGGTTTAGGAAAACAAAAAGGTGCAGAAGCCTGTCACCAGTTAGGATTTAAACATATGGCAGAGCACGTTCCAGCCATGGCAAAAATTATATTGGATAAAATGCCAATTCTGTTTGCGGTAGCGACGGTAGAGAATGCGTTTGATAAAGTGGCTAAATTGGAAGTGCTGTTACCGGAAGAAATTGAGGAACGCGAGCCGGATTTACAACAATTAGCCAAAACAACTTTACCAAAATTATTCTTTGATCAGATTGATGTTCTGATTATCGATGAGATTGGAAAGAACATAAGTGGTGATGGGATGGATCCAAACATAACGGGACGATACCCGACGCCATATGCTTATGGAGGACCAGAGGTCACGAAGATGGTGGTACTCGATTTGACAGAGGAAACAGAAGGAAACGCAAACGGAGTAGGTACAGCCGATTTCACGACGCAGCGGTTAGTCGATAAGATGGATCGTGAAGCAACGTATGCCAATGGACTGACATCAACCGTGGTCGGACCTACACATATCTCGACCGCTATGCCGAATCAAAAAACAGCAATCCAGGCAGCGATCAAAACCTGTAATATTCTCGACTTTACCAAAGCGAGAGTGGTACGGATTAAGAATACGCTGGAGATCGGTGAAATAGAAGTGTCTGAAAATATGTTGGCAGATGTGGAAACGCATCAAAGCTTAGAGAAACGTTCTGATTTGTTCGAATGGGAATTTAACGCTGAAGGCGATTTACTATAA